In one window of Vibrio pelagius DNA:
- the ppsA gene encoding phosphoenolpyruvate synthase → MQNNTLWFNGLSMEDVDKVGGKNASLGEMVSNLSNAGVSVPNGFATTSYAFNEFLDYKGLDERIHQLLDELDVEDVEALRKTGATIRQWVLEAPFPESLEQDIRDNYRELIEGNDELSVAVRSSATAEDLPDASFAGQQETFLNVKGIDAVLEATKHVYASLFNDRAISYRVHQGFDHRGISLSAGIQRMVRSDKASSGVMFTLDTESGFDQVVFITSSWGLGEMVVQGAVNPDEFYVHKPMLEAGQYPIVKKTFGSKLIKMIYSTNQEIGKQVDIIDTDTQERNEFSLNDEEIKELAKQAMIIEKHYQRPMDIEWAKDGIDGKLYIVQARPETVCSQSEQNVIERYELSNKADVAVEGRAIGQRIGSGPVRLVDSLDQMSLVQEGDVLVTDMTDPDWEPVMKKASAIVTNRGGRTCHAAIIARELGIPAIVGCGDATSRLEDGSTVTVSCAEGETGYVYQGELDFEIKRSAVDELPLLPTKVMMNVGNPDRAFDFAQIPNEGVGLARLEFIINKMIGIHPKALLNFDAQSDELKAEITERIRGYKDPIDFYVSKLTEGIATIASAFWPKRVIVRMSDFKSNEYSNLVGGKEFEPHEENPMLGFRGASRYISPVFEDCFELETQAIKRVRNEMGLKNVEIMIPFVRTPSEAASVIDLLAKFNLRRGDQGLKVIMMCELPSNAVLAEEFLKYFDGFSIGSNDMTQLTLGLDRDSGDVAHLFDERNPAVKAMLKMAIDAATKAGKYVGICGQGPSDHDDLAEWLMEQGISSVSLNPDTVIDTWLKLGNVANK, encoded by the coding sequence ATGCAAAATAATACCCTATGGTTCAATGGCCTATCCATGGAAGATGTCGACAAGGTCGGCGGTAAGAACGCCTCACTTGGCGAGATGGTTTCTAACCTATCCAATGCTGGTGTTTCTGTACCAAATGGTTTTGCTACCACTTCTTATGCGTTTAACGAGTTCCTAGACTACAAAGGTCTTGATGAGCGCATTCACCAACTACTTGATGAACTTGATGTCGAAGACGTTGAAGCGCTGCGTAAGACAGGTGCGACGATTCGCCAATGGGTTCTTGAAGCCCCTTTCCCAGAATCCCTAGAGCAAGATATCCGCGATAACTACCGTGAGCTAATCGAAGGCAATGATGAGTTGTCTGTAGCGGTTCGTTCATCGGCAACGGCGGAAGACCTTCCTGATGCTTCGTTTGCTGGTCAACAAGAGACCTTCCTAAACGTAAAAGGCATCGATGCTGTTCTAGAAGCAACAAAACACGTATACGCGTCTCTGTTTAACGATCGCGCTATCTCTTACCGTGTACACCAAGGCTTTGACCACCGCGGAATCTCGCTTTCTGCAGGCATCCAACGCATGGTTCGTTCAGACAAAGCCTCTTCAGGTGTCATGTTCACCCTTGATACAGAATCAGGCTTCGATCAAGTGGTATTCATCACTTCATCTTGGGGTCTGGGTGAAATGGTCGTTCAAGGTGCGGTGAACCCAGACGAGTTCTACGTTCACAAGCCGATGCTTGAAGCGGGTCAGTACCCTATCGTTAAGAAAACGTTCGGTTCTAAACTGATCAAGATGATCTACTCAACTAACCAAGAGATCGGTAAGCAAGTTGATATCATCGACACAGATACTCAAGAGCGTAACGAGTTCTCACTGAACGATGAAGAGATCAAAGAGCTAGCAAAACAAGCGATGATCATCGAGAAGCACTACCAACGACCAATGGACATTGAGTGGGCGAAAGATGGCATCGACGGTAAGCTATACATTGTTCAAGCACGCCCAGAGACCGTATGTTCTCAAAGCGAGCAAAACGTCATTGAGCGTTACGAACTAAGCAACAAAGCAGACGTAGCGGTTGAGGGCCGTGCTATCGGCCAACGTATCGGCTCTGGCCCTGTACGTCTGGTTGATTCATTGGATCAAATGTCTTTGGTTCAAGAAGGTGACGTTCTAGTCACTGACATGACTGACCCAGACTGGGAACCCGTGATGAAAAAAGCTTCTGCGATTGTCACCAACCGTGGCGGTCGTACTTGTCACGCAGCGATCATCGCTCGTGAACTTGGCATCCCAGCGATTGTTGGTTGTGGTGACGCAACAAGCCGCCTAGAAGATGGTTCTACAGTGACGGTATCTTGTGCAGAAGGTGAAACAGGTTACGTTTACCAAGGCGAGCTGGATTTCGAAATCAAGCGTTCTGCCGTTGACGAACTACCCCTGCTTCCAACCAAAGTGATGATGAACGTCGGTAACCCTGATCGTGCATTCGACTTCGCTCAAATTCCGAACGAAGGTGTTGGTCTGGCTCGTCTAGAGTTCATCATCAACAAGATGATCGGTATTCACCCGAAAGCGCTACTGAACTTTGATGCGCAGAGCGATGAGCTTAAAGCGGAAATCACTGAGCGTATCCGTGGTTACAAAGATCCTATCGATTTCTACGTAAGCAAGCTAACAGAGGGCATCGCGACTATCGCTTCTGCGTTCTGGCCTAAGCGTGTGATCGTACGTATGTCTGACTTTAAGTCTAACGAATACAGCAACTTAGTGGGCGGTAAAGAGTTTGAACCGCATGAAGAGAACCCAATGCTGGGCTTCCGTGGTGCTTCTCGTTACATCTCTCCAGTATTCGAAGATTGCTTTGAACTAGAAACTCAAGCGATCAAACGCGTACGCAACGAGATGGGCCTTAAGAACGTTGAAATCATGATTCCTTTCGTGCGTACCCCGAGCGAAGCGGCATCGGTTATCGACCTGCTGGCGAAATTCAACCTACGTCGTGGCGACCAAGGACTGAAAGTGATCATGATGTGTGAGCTGCCATCTAACGCGGTATTGGCTGAAGAGTTCTTGAAGTACTTCGATGGCTTCTCTATCGGCTCTAACGACATGACTCAGCTAACGCTTGGTCTTGACCGTGACTCTGGTGATGTTGCTCATCTATTTGACGAGCGTAACCCAGCAGTGAAAGCGATGCTGAAGATGGCAATCGATGCTGCAACCAAAGCAGGCAAATACGTAGGTATCTGTGGTCAAGGTCCATCGGACCACGATGACCTAGCAGAGTGGCTAATGGAGCAAGGCATCAGCTCTGTATCTCTAAACCCAGATACGGTTATCGATACATGGTTGAAGCTAGGCAATGTTGCTAACAAATAA
- a CDS encoding MATE family efflux transporter, giving the protein MTSTTGTPSPSLSKQLFTMTWPMLFGVLSLMSFQLVDSAFIGQLGVLPLAAQGFTLPIQMIIIGIQVGLGIATTAVIARAIGAQKTHYAKQLGGLVVVMGGVGVALFSMVIYLLRTPILQLLDAPESVFPIIDAYWVYWLVSSWTGAMLYFFYSVCRANGNTMLPGTMMIATSLINLALDPIFIFTLDLGINGAAIATIIAFGIGILIVAPKVTKKHWLTFDWQDLDISKSVRSIGRIMGPAMISQLLPPVSSMLATKLLASYGTAAVAAWALGSRFEFFAIVSVLALTMSMPPMIGRMLGEKNLIDIRSLIKIAATFVLGFQVVIALVTWLFSNGLAGLMTSDSDVTTILNYHLMIVPISLGPLGICMLMVSVSNALGKSYTALTISALRLFAFFLPCLWIGSQVAGIEGLFWGAMLGNIFAGTCAWVLSQRALKQIEHKLAT; this is encoded by the coding sequence ATGACTTCAACAACTGGAACGCCCTCTCCTTCCCTAAGTAAGCAACTTTTTACTATGACGTGGCCAATGCTGTTCGGCGTACTCTCGCTGATGAGCTTTCAGCTAGTCGACAGTGCTTTTATCGGTCAACTTGGTGTTTTACCCCTTGCTGCTCAAGGCTTTACACTTCCAATACAGATGATCATCATTGGGATTCAAGTTGGGCTTGGCATTGCTACCACGGCAGTGATCGCACGAGCGATAGGAGCCCAAAAGACTCACTATGCAAAACAATTAGGGGGGTTAGTGGTTGTAATGGGAGGTGTAGGTGTCGCACTATTCTCGATGGTCATTTACCTACTCCGCACCCCTATTTTACAACTCTTAGATGCTCCAGAATCGGTCTTCCCAATCATTGATGCTTACTGGGTTTACTGGTTGGTTAGCTCGTGGACAGGTGCAATGCTCTATTTCTTCTACAGCGTCTGTCGTGCCAATGGCAATACCATGCTTCCTGGCACCATGATGATCGCTACTAGTTTGATTAACCTCGCACTCGATCCTATCTTCATTTTCACTCTCGACTTAGGCATCAATGGTGCAGCTATTGCGACGATCATCGCCTTTGGGATAGGTATTTTGATCGTGGCACCTAAGGTTACCAAAAAACACTGGCTCACTTTCGACTGGCAAGACCTAGACATAAGCAAAAGTGTTCGTTCTATTGGGCGCATTATGGGCCCTGCGATGATCAGTCAATTACTGCCACCCGTCTCTTCGATGCTGGCAACCAAGCTACTAGCAAGCTACGGTACAGCGGCTGTTGCAGCGTGGGCATTGGGCTCTCGCTTTGAGTTTTTCGCCATTGTTTCAGTACTTGCTCTGACCATGTCTATGCCGCCGATGATTGGTCGTATGCTAGGTGAAAAGAACCTGATTGACATTCGCAGTTTAATCAAGATTGCCGCTACCTTTGTGCTCGGTTTTCAAGTTGTGATTGCGCTCGTTACTTGGCTGTTTTCAAATGGCTTGGCTGGATTGATGACCAGCGACAGTGATGTGACCACCATCCTAAATTATCATCTAATGATCGTGCCAATCAGCCTTGGCCCTTTAGGTATTTGTATGTTGATGGTGTCGGTATCAAACGCTCTGGGTAAGTCATACACCGCACTAACGATTTCGGCACTGCGCTTGTTTGCTTTCTTCTTGCCATGTCTATGGATTGGGTCTCAAGTAGCGGGTATCGAAGGTCTGTTCTGGGGAGCGATGCTAGGTAATATATTTGCAGGAACTTGTGCTTGGGTACTGTCTCAGCGCGCTCTGAAGCAAATCGAGCACAAGTTAGCCACCTGA
- a CDS encoding hybrid sensor histidine kinase/response regulator produces MDAIRKVYQYAEPNLTLVGWMGFVGFPVYYIVWDLMFPQPYENLPLRVFCSTLFFGIIYRHRFPLRWKKYLPAYYQVVTTLCLPGFFFYMLLMNSWSNVWVMSFMAAIFLHILLVHITKIMFAQTFAGIGLASLCAWVAQGFHLDITMDWTHVPIFLFIYLFGNLFYIRNQVEHEARVSLAKSFGAGIAHEMRNPLSGLLYSIDLIQSILPDPKKAPQGEYTLTHDDAVQLKKVSDDAMDIIRIGNETIDLLLTSIDENRISRSTFKKHSAKNVVTEAIDSFSYKRSTDKDAISLDIQDDFEFLGSDTLFKYVMYNLFKNAFHHRNTEDFHIHITMSKEGNNNSISVTDNGSGISNETMRNIFLDFYTTGKSGSYGLGLPFCRKVMHAFGGDIQCKSELGEWSQFTLSFPLMSSNTVTEILSELTKLKSVLMVCEQNVLTKKMTEISRLMGFDLTIIDISTALNREEYEFEFNSIFVDIEAFFERPEKLTAIESLLSFTEANIAYLYENSTAKQIPSVISNAKWIETQAWLLNTKVIIEDLFFDIGNVAHSSKLRPLGTSKKGTIMVVDDNESLRRFTAMLIAKQGFEVIEKADGQQAIDALDRNNIDLILMDLEMPVMGGVEASRRIRSSNKRYSSIPIIAHTGDSSPITLEQIGASGMSDFIVKPADKNRLFDKIANWI; encoded by the coding sequence ATGGATGCTATTCGCAAGGTTTATCAATACGCTGAACCAAACCTGACCCTTGTTGGGTGGATGGGCTTTGTAGGCTTCCCAGTCTATTACATTGTCTGGGATTTAATGTTTCCTCAACCCTATGAAAACCTACCACTGCGTGTGTTCTGTTCCACGCTGTTTTTCGGCATCATATATCGACATCGCTTTCCACTGCGTTGGAAAAAATACCTCCCAGCTTACTATCAGGTCGTGACTACATTATGTTTGCCCGGCTTCTTCTTTTACATGTTGCTAATGAACAGTTGGTCTAATGTCTGGGTAATGTCTTTTATGGCAGCGATATTCCTGCATATCCTGCTTGTTCACATCACAAAAATAATGTTTGCTCAAACCTTCGCTGGGATTGGGTTAGCGAGCTTATGTGCTTGGGTTGCTCAAGGTTTTCACCTCGATATAACAATGGACTGGACACACGTTCCAATTTTCTTGTTTATCTATCTATTTGGTAATCTATTCTACATACGTAACCAAGTCGAGCATGAAGCTAGAGTGTCCCTCGCTAAATCATTCGGTGCGGGTATTGCTCACGAAATGCGTAACCCTTTAAGTGGTTTGCTCTATTCGATTGATCTTATCCAATCGATACTTCCTGACCCCAAAAAAGCGCCTCAGGGAGAGTACACTTTAACTCATGATGATGCCGTACAACTAAAAAAAGTCAGTGATGATGCAATGGACATCATTCGTATCGGCAACGAGACAATTGATCTGCTTTTAACTTCGATTGACGAGAACCGTATATCCCGCTCAACATTCAAGAAACACTCAGCGAAAAACGTTGTAACCGAAGCTATCGATAGCTTTAGCTATAAACGTTCAACTGACAAGGATGCGATCTCACTGGATATTCAAGATGATTTTGAATTTCTCGGTAGTGACACTCTATTCAAGTATGTCATGTATAACTTGTTTAAAAATGCTTTCCATCATCGTAATACTGAAGATTTTCACATTCATATCACTATGTCTAAGGAAGGAAACAATAATAGTATCTCAGTGACAGATAACGGCTCTGGTATCTCAAATGAAACCATGCGTAATATCTTCCTAGATTTCTATACCACAGGTAAATCGGGTAGCTATGGGTTGGGATTACCTTTTTGTCGGAAAGTTATGCACGCCTTCGGAGGGGATATTCAGTGCAAATCTGAACTGGGTGAGTGGTCTCAGTTCACACTATCATTCCCATTAATGAGTTCAAATACTGTGACTGAAATACTGAGTGAGTTGACCAAACTGAAATCTGTATTAATGGTTTGCGAGCAAAACGTGCTCACAAAAAAAATGACAGAAATCAGCCGCCTTATGGGGTTCGACCTAACGATCATTGACATATCAACAGCACTCAATCGCGAAGAGTACGAATTTGAGTTCAACTCTATCTTTGTAGATATAGAAGCGTTTTTTGAACGACCAGAAAAATTGACAGCGATTGAGTCACTGTTGTCATTTACGGAAGCGAACATTGCGTATCTATATGAGAATTCCACAGCTAAACAAATCCCATCGGTAATTTCCAATGCCAAGTGGATTGAGACTCAGGCTTGGCTTCTTAATACCAAAGTGATTATTGAAGACCTATTCTTCGATATCGGCAATGTGGCTCACTCTTCTAAATTGCGTCCCCTTGGAACATCTAAAAAAGGAACAATCATGGTGGTTGACGACAACGAATCACTGCGACGATTTACTGCAATGCTGATTGCTAAGCAAGGATTTGAAGTCATTGAAAAAGCAGACGGCCAGCAAGCAATAGATGCTCTAGATAGAAACAATATCGACTTAATTCTAATGGATCTTGAAATGCCCGTAATGGGAGGTGTTGAAGCTTCTCGTCGTATTCGAAGTTCCAACAAAAGATACTCTTCTATTCCTATTATCGCGCATACGGGAGATAGCTCTCCTATCACGCTTGAACAGATTGGTGCTTCTGGTATGTCTGACTTCATCGTTAAACCGGCTGACAAAAACCGCCTCTTCGATAAGATTGCCAATTGGATATAG
- a CDS encoding IS630 family transposase (programmed frameshift), with protein MTHDFPKLIQATSDARKRTRLLAISHFIDGKTRTEISQYLKVSRGSVNRWVSAYLENGLDGLVEKQHTGRPSRLSEGQRSQLKKYISDNAIKPDGGRLQGTDIIEYIKQEFDLVYSLSGVYKLLRKLNLVWITTRSKHPKQSLEAQEAFKKIFLIETINKIPGHIPLNDVQIWFQDEARFGQRNTTTRIWAEKGTRPLAIQQQQFESAYLFGAVCINTGETEAIVSPLSNMEAMQKHLALISSATPCGKHAVIIMDQASWHQSYLADEFKNLTIIHIPPYSPELNPIEQVWSWLRQHEIANRCFNSYEDIVDKLCNAWNRFCEDKNRVISLCFRDWVNLTY; from the exons ATGACACACGATTTTCCTAAGCTTATCCAAGCAACATCTGACGCGAGAAAACGAACTAGACTTCTTGCTATTTCGCATTTCATTGATGGGAAGACTCGTACTGAGATATCCCAATACCTAAAAGTCAGCCGAGGCAGTGTGAATCGTTGGGTCAGTGCCTACCTAGAAAACGGACTCGATGGGTTGGTAGAAAAGCAGCATACAGGCAGACCTTCCCGCCTTTCTGAAGGACAACGCTCTCAACTAAAAAAATATATCAGTGACAATGCAATCAAACCTGATGGAGGAAGACTACAAGGCACTGATATTATTGAGTATATAAAACAAGAGTTTGACCTCGTTTATAGCCTATCTGGTGTATATAAATTATTGAGAAAGCTAAACTTAGTGTGGATTACTACTCGGTCTAAGCACCCCAAACAGTCACTTGAAGCACAAGAAGCTTTTAAAAAAAT ATTCCTAATCGAAACGATCAATAAGATCCCTGGCCACATTCCATTAAATGACGTCCAAATTTGGTTTCAAGATGAAGCGAGATTTGGTCAACGGAATACAACGACAAGAATATGGGCTGAGAAGGGCACTCGCCCTTTAGCGATTCAGCAGCAACAGTTTGAGTCGGCGTATTTATTTGGTGCCGTATGTATTAACACTGGTGAGACCGAAGCAATAGTTTCTCCGCTGAGCAACATGGAGGCCATGCAGAAACATTTAGCGCTCATTTCGTCAGCGACTCCTTGCGGCAAGCATGCTGTAATTATTATGGACCAAGCCAGTTGGCATCAAAGCTATCTTGCCGATGAGTTCAAGAATCTAACCATCATCCATATTCCTCCATACTCACCCGAACTCAACCCTATTGAACAAGTGTGGAGTTGGCTCCGACAGCATGAAATTGCCAATCGTTGCTTTAATAGCTACGAGGATATCGTAGACAAGCTCTGTAACGCTTGGAATCGGTTCTGTGAAGATAAGAATAGAGTCATTTCACTTTGTTTTAGGGACTGGGTTAATCTGACTTATTAA
- a CDS encoding DUF3087 domain-containing protein, which yields MELQKINKEEYRKKMNVLLIGLVASLAISAIGFGTLLIELFGVKESIAGESTGNFHLNLFGVVLAIALNAFIASKIKTHPYLNEAVYVWNLKQIHNQIYRKLKKIKAAADEGNRNALTVLYFYYTTQKQVYDLDNNTLTMNSVDSSIDHIKREAEKWSFELSLSDFSKELVAEF from the coding sequence ATGGAACTGCAGAAAATCAATAAAGAAGAATATAGAAAGAAGATGAACGTACTGCTAATTGGATTAGTAGCGTCTCTTGCGATTAGTGCGATTGGGTTCGGCACACTTTTGATTGAGCTGTTTGGTGTGAAGGAGAGTATTGCTGGCGAATCGACAGGTAACTTTCACTTAAACCTGTTTGGGGTCGTTCTGGCGATTGCGTTAAATGCCTTCATTGCATCGAAGATCAAAACCCATCCTTACCTTAATGAAGCCGTGTACGTATGGAACTTAAAACAGATACACAACCAGATATATAGAAAGCTGAAGAAGATTAAAGCCGCGGCAGATGAGGGTAATCGAAACGCACTTACCGTTCTTTACTTCTACTATACGACGCAAAAGCAAGTCTATGATCTCGATAACAACACACTTACAATGAATTCGGTTGATTCTTCGATAGATCATATTAAGAGAGAAGCAGAAAAATGGAGCTTTGAACTGAGTCTGTCTGATTTTAGCAAAGAATTAGTGGCCGAATTTTAG